A section of the Pseudorasbora parva isolate DD20220531a chromosome 2, ASM2467924v1, whole genome shotgun sequence genome encodes:
- the tcf20 gene encoding transcription factor 20 — protein MQNFPNSPVPIHPGFSRGANVVSSPYQAHPSDLQISPRTSEDYVSMQQAQQSLQNHGQNLHLRGQTHLLHAPAVHGYASRRAPTELTQGGGNSYRKDSADYYFSVSGRERSRRGGAAYGAGFRYTNMDVPLQYQHLSGSGSSSGMISAYSMDYGSSGGSAVGTGSSGSFSPSQQYSMPHATTVQSGAQMHQRQHGQKYSSHQGLHQAQHHRTYPLSGSRIPPQFGHFAPVNPTSGSSMYNSPPQRYDVISGGSADAKINNSPTPSNPNAHASNSCENLGQSYSSSSAHPPYSPQSLLKHAPHSQRIPQHTGAGYDPSLKMHTKLPHSSVSSSPALPSQPAQDLTKSPMHSQNQQAQQNFSPISNPSPAPSAVQSPSCSSSSSPLMGNSEGNSVATHLQTSTHLSVSRHGRLLQAVPQLSPTPNSNSSISSCGSGVGTKVAGLNHSAGVSATSQTRMGLGPREDGSLYPHEKLLQDPGLNSLNALTSQVENLPNTVQHMLLTDTVLPQRKSRDGTQHLQSQSLLGNQNKSGSSSASANEESSETLETKGRLERQRIRQASGTSNESEPQMPSEQALDLQVNTRVISTASKQASTRESQTKTPETLTPSSSSPPSVHPSAEHSPKQQVYPPAPPSPVRLARQNSASDNAMKGRRIKMIKDEESEVESADPPCDRESSENRLSVSPTREEAETGALQFENPSKNVNVSEQHNVGVIVSARSELSIDSSKHTGAKSTRYGVSHYPNKHGNPEERRDVLRETRNHNGEGELCMETYVSQYDVSPKQEFGQNIPATQTHPVSFKYNNPEVHYNSTKSKGKLGLGSGMGANRSQNYHQLQASFGSIARKEIFALEGGRGIVSRSQDSSSQFQQSFPSLLQEVLQGHHLDRRYGRPDQTSSVHQQTQDTSQHRYQTRLPYSMVENLSSHAMSSQTVMGGLSVQFNQMASGKPPSSSQNQRPDNEVVLGPHHPSWDSEAHKPGMTHGISLEKGKTSLSPSQSTHTPQSLDLTTGAPPKHINLADYSLQHRKPSRYGTSPSAVEQLLLQEAEPLACGVGPISHTQAQTSTSSGRRSVICDVSPSRRTTPERERGQSGTTGPSVIQQPFSSSGSNDQECCKEEIKAKKAQNKEELSKIETAGQNTDGYSSTPPSKESNNPLHAPVDVDSELEKTSSAKGNNEATSNVPYLSQMSLNPLSSPPRHQSFPHAVDGFRSYGFSDAMDGQKMISHPMPHRPFHTVSAYSKTTPSTNKLQVFPQSLPPQDRPDWTPDRQRLRGMDRHVLQKLSEQKCKSQSASDILPSQHHISRQHSYPSSHFDMKIWDAYPEREGAGQPLTSVPREHVTNAGPKHGAEDILDKSAEETAKSFHTVTPAGAISPAGHASKAIQGIQQGQRLTKTGVSAETNPLIMRRRVRSFISPIPAKRHHQDVPGQRPGSAYHSPLSQSHSDSRHATNNCSSGTDTQPKLPSPKTQHSISSANSPPQSKAKFLLPRKGRGLKLEAIVQKITPSVKKNDFNNSHVESDFLEVPHYTSDLPDPEGGPSFASVPQGDEACLSYLEDSHTLEDLMPYRAVEDAFSCDSQSLKPGATASSCSTLRSLPKDFDFGLGAAGSSGSLVGENDKDDFTLLGPLPPAPPLPCPVQGSPPPSSSALSDIQQFTNTYQELETRRSEQSAANLLRQKLQETGMGFEDYPGGDYYGSPTCHNQSPGHHLLSRASQHHMTSLESKHSESNVPKGYFPSGKKKGRPVGSVNKQKRAQAQTPNATTSIPSAPIPSPTAVSQSLPVAETADEVPRVSTPPDQNPSPPLVPPAQTQVVKVDVESEENQPELDLKPAKHKQKKGKEVSETPGSSAIQSRRRRGMASKEELDPQTSSRGSMSLCGIFPDARNNVFAPYVHVEKKVAEIGAVCTIINAEDEKSKGAGKTGHSGVDGPVNSPMSTQLVRKEKENENWVSEQVDSALQSGKTLPTSGYVLQGPVVSETGQTGRLVCCLCQKWANYKHLGDLYGPFYPAEYAAKLPKNQPQVRQTMSHHGAATTGMTSVPTDSAPQDTTPQNSQNVKSSTESDCAASQAIHPTSPATTIAMVSPSMGEEMAFHMAKTLMGTAPTWDPAAEVASGLGTSNLLESEIRPKQMHVESSQPRPQHRKLTSHPRFKRRHKSSEDLPRTVPINSKASLPFQPPPPSLDSLDPMAQISQLPLVVLDPEELWVHEGCIAWTSGVYLVNGRLYGLQEALDGARDTSCSHCEMVGSTLGCYSKGCTLSYHYLCAMEADCSLNEDNFSLRCPKHKSNRISKPGAVHLEQSERG, from the exons atgcAGAATTTCCCGAACAGCCCAGTCCCGATTCATCCAGGATTCAGCCGGGGGGCAAATGTGGTCAGTTCCCCGTATCAGGCCCACCCTTCGGACCTTCAGATATCCCCCAGAACCTCAGAGGACTATGTGTCCATGCAGCAAGCCCAGCAGAGCCTGCAGAACCACGGGCAGAACCTGCATCTGCGAGGCCAAACGCATCTTCTGCATGCTCCTGCGGTACACGGCTACGCCTCCAGAAGAGCCCCAACAGAGCTGACCCAGGGCGGAGGAAACTCCTACCGAAAGGACTCCGCGGATTATTATTTTTCAGTGAGTGGCCGAGAAAGAAGCAGAAGAGGCGGAGCAGCGTACGGCGCGGGGTTTCGGTACACAAACATGGATGTGCCTCTTCAGTACCAACACTTATCTGGGTCAGGGTCGTCCTCTGGGATGATTTCTGCCTACTCTATGGATTACGGATCTAGCGGTGGCTCTGCGGTTGGGACTGGAAGTAGCGGATCGTTTTCCCCTTCCCAGCAATACAGTATGCCTCATGCTACTACAGTACAATCAGGTGCGCAAATGCATCAACGCCAGCATGGTCAGAAGTATTCCTCTCATCAAGGCTTACACCAAGCTCAGCATCACCGGACATACCCGCTTTCTGGGAGCAGAATCCCCCCTCAGTTCGGACACTTTGCCCCCGTAAACCCAACTTCAGGCTCTTCTATGTATAACTCCCCGCCGCAGAGATACGACGTTATCAGCGGCGGCAGTGCGGATGCCAAAATAAACAACTCGCCCACTCCGTCTAACCCGAATGCTCACGCTTCAAACAGCTGTGAGAACCTGGGACAGAGCTACTCCTCATCATCCGCTCATCCTCCATATTCGCCCCAATCCCTTCTCAAGCACGCTCCCCATTCCCAGCGTATCCCTCAACACACCGGAGCCGGATATGACCCTTCCCTTAAGATGCACaccaaactgccccattcatcCGTGTCCTCTAGCCCCGCTCTGCCCTCGCAACCCGCCCAAGACCTCACTAAATCTCCCATGCATTCCCAAAATCAGCAGGCTCAGCAGAACTTCAGCCCGATATCGAACCCCTCCCCTGCTCCATCTGCTGTGCAGTCTCCGAGCTGCAGCTCATCTTCGTCTCCGCTGATGGGGAATTCAGAGGGCAATAGTGTGGCTACTCATCTGCAGACATCCACACACCTGTCTGTTTCTCGGCATGGACGCCTTCTGCAGGCCGTACCTCAGCTTAGCCCCACTCCTAATTCTAACAGCAGCATCAGTAGTTGTGGTAGCGGTGTTGGAACTAAAGTGGCTGGTTTGAACCACAGTGCAGGGGTTTCTGCCACGAGTCAGACCCGAATGGGATTAGGTCCAAGGGAAGATGGCTCCCTGTACCCTCATGAAAAACTCTTACAGGACCCTGGTTTAAATAGTCTAAATGCTCTGACCTCACAAGTGGAAAATCTACCTAATACAGTGCAGCACATGCTGCTAACAGACACCGTGCTGCCTCAGAGGAAGAGCAGAGATGGTACACAACACCTTCAGTCTCAGTCATTACTGGGCAACCAAAACAAATCTGGAAGTTCCAGTGCCTCAGCAAATGAAGAGAGTTCTGAGACCTTGGAAACGAAAGGGCGATTAGAGCGCCAGAGAATTAGGCAAGCGAGTGGAACAAGCAATGAATCCGAGCCACAGATGCCGTCAGAACAGGCATTGGATCTCCAGGTCAACACTAGGGTCATTTCAACAGCTTCAAAACAAGCGTCTACTAGAGAGTCTCAAACAAAGACACCAGAAACCCTGACGCCTTCTTCCTCGTCACCACCATCAGTTCATCCTTCTGCAGAACACAGCCCAAAACAACAGGTATATCCCCCTGCTCCTCCTTCTCCGGTTCGCTTAGCACGACAGAACTCTGCTAGTGATAATGCCATGAAGGGAAGACGGATCAAAATGATAAAAGATGAAGAAAGTGAAGTTGAAAGTGCAGATCCTCCCTGCGATCGAGAAAGTTCTGAGAATAGGCTGTCAGTCTCTCCCACACGGGAAGAAGCAGAGACGGGTGCACTACAATTTGAAAATCCAAGTAAAAATGTGAATGTTTCAGAGCAGCATAATGTTGGGGTTATTGTGTCTGCTCGTTCTGAACTGAGTATTGACTCGAGCAAGCACACAGGAGCCAAATCTACTCGTTATGGTGTTTCTCATTACCCTAACAAACACGGCAATCCCGAGGAGCGACGTGATGTCTTAAGAGAGACGAGAAATCACAACGGAGAGGGAGAGCTGTGTATGGAAACATATGTGTCACAATATGATGTGTCCCCTAAACAAGAATTTGGCCAAAACATCCCTGCTACTCAAACTCACCCAGTGtcgtttaaatacaataatccTGAGGTACATTATAATTCCACCAAGAGCAAGGGAAAGTTGGGACTAGGGAGTGGCATGGGTGCAAATAGAAGCCAGAATTATCATCAGCTGCAGGCCAGCTTTGGATCTATTGCCAGGAAGGAGATTTTTGCTTTGGAGGGGGGGCGAGGTATCGTCTCAAGAAGTCAGGATAGCAGTTCTCAGTTTCAGCAATCGTTCCCAAGTCTTTTGCAAGAAGTTCTCCAAGGTCATCACTTAGATCGACGCTATGGACGTCCTGACCAGACATCCAGTGTGCATCAACAAACACAAGACACATCCCAGCACCGTTATCAAACTAGACTGCCTTACAGTATGGTTGAAAATTTGAGTTCACATGCAATGAGCTCTCAGACAGTTATGGGTGGACTTAGTGTCCAGTTCAATCAAATGGCCTCTGGCAAACCACCAAGTTCAAGCCAAAATCAGAGACCAGATAATGAGGTTGTTTTAGGGCCTCATCATCCCTCTTGGGATTCTGAAGCACATAAGCCCGGCATGACTCATGGGATTTCCTTAGAAAAAGGCAAAACCAGTCTGTCTCCAAGCCAGTCCACCCACACGCCCCAGTCTTTAGATCTCACAACCGGAGCACCTCCGAAGCACATTAATTTGGCTGACTATTCTTTGCAGCACAGAAAACCCTCCAGATATGGTACCTCTCCTTCTGCCGTGGAACAGCTGCTTTTACAGGAAGCTGAGCCATTGGCATGCGGTGTAGGGCCTATCAGTCACACTCAAGCTCAGACATCCACGTCCTCAGGAAGACGCTCCGTAATCTGCGACGTGTCTCCTTCTCGACGAACCACACCAGAAAGAGAGAGGGGACAATCTGGGACCACTGGACCCTCAGTCATTCAGCAGCCGTTTTCTTCTTCTGGCTCGAACGATCAAGAATGCTGCAAGGAGGAAATAAAAGCAAAGAAAGCACAAAACAAGGAGGAATTGTCAAAGATTGAAACTGCAGGTCAGAACACAGATGGTTACAGCAGCACGCCACCCAGTAAGGAGTCTAATAATCCCCTTCATGCCCCTGTAGATGTTGATTCTGAATTAGAAAAGACCAGCAGTGCCAAAGGCAACAATGAAGCCACCAGCAACGTGCCATATCTTTCGCAAATGTCCTTAAATCCTTTGTCCTCACCTCCGAGACATCAGTCATTTCCACATGCAGTTGATGGTTTTAGATCATATGGCTTCAGTGACGCCATGGACGGACAAAAAATGATCTCCCATCCTATGCCTCATCGACCATTCCACACAGTATCGGCATATTCTAAAACCACACCCTCTACTAACAAGTTACAAGTGTTTCCGCAGAGCTTACCTCCTCAAGACAGACCTGACTGGACTCCTGACAGGCAAAGGCTTAGAGGTATGGACAGGCACGTTCTTCAGAAACTCTCTGAGCAGAAGTGTAAATCCCAATCTGCAAGTGATATTCTGCCTAGTCAGCATCACATATCTCGGCAGCACTCTTATCCCAGTTCACACTTTGACATGAAAATATGGGATGCTTATCCTGAAAGAGAAGGAGCTGGACAACCACTGACTTCAGTCCCTCGTGAGCATGTCACAAATGCTGGCCCTAAACATGGAGCAGAGGACATCTTAGATAAGAGTGCAGAAGAGACTGCCAAATCTTTCCACACAGTGACTCCAGCTGGTGCTATTAGCCCTGCTGGGCATGCCAGTAAAGCTATCCAAGGGATTCAGCAGGGGCAGAGACTAACCAAAACTGGAGTGTCAGCTGAAACCAACCCTTTAATCATGAGAAGGAGAGTTAGATCTTTTATTTCTCCTATTCCAGCTAAGAGACATCATCAGGATGTTCCAGGTCAGCGGCCAGGATCAGCTTATCACTCCCCACTATCTCAGTCCCACTCTGATTCTAGACACGCAACCAACAATTGTTCTAGCGGCACTGATACTCAGCCAAAATTGCCATCTCCTAAGACCCAGCATTCCATATCCAGTGCAAACTCACCTCCTCAGTCCAAAGCAAAGTTCCTTCTCCCAAGAAAGGGCCGTGGTCTAAAACTTGAGGCGATCGTGCAGAAAATTACTCCAAGCgtgaaaaaaaatgactttaataATAGTCACGTGGAATCTGACTTCTTGGAAGTACCTCATTACACCTCTGACTTACCAGACCCTGAGGGTGGCCCGTCGTTTGCTAGTGTTCCTCAaggagatgaggcctgcttatCTTACCTAGAGGATTCTCACACTTTAGAGGATCTTATGCCATACAGAGCAGTTGAAGATGCGTTCTCTTGTGATTCGCAGTCTCTCAAACCAGGTGCAACAGCTTCTAGCTGTAGCACCCTCAGAAGTCTGCCAAAAGATTTTGACTTTGGATTGGGTGCTGCTGGATCTTCAGGGTCCTTGGTGGGTGAAAATGATAAGGATGATTTTACTTTGTTAGGACCCCTTCCACCTGCTCCTCCATTGCCTTGTCCTGTACAGGGATCCCCTCCTCCATCTTCATCTGCATTGTCTGACATACAGCAGTTCACAAACACTTATCAAGAGCTGGAAACCCGGCGAAGTGAGCAGTCAGCTGCCAACCTGCTTAGACAGAAACTCCAAGAGACTGGCATGGGCTTTGAGGATTACCCAGGTGGGGATTACTATGGGTCCCCCACGTGCCATAATCAGAGCCCCGGGCACCATCTTCTGTCCAGAGCTTCTCAGCACCACATGACTTCTCTTGAGTCTAAACACTCAGAAAGCAATGTGCCTAAAGGCTATTTCCCGTCAGGAAAGAAGAAAGGTCGCCCAGTAGGCAGTGTGAATAAGCAGAAACGCGCCCAAGCACAAACTCCGAATGCTACAACAAGCATACCTTCAGCTCCTATTCCCTCACCTACAGCTGTATCTCAGTCACTCCCAGTCGCAGAAACTGCAGATGAAGTGCCCCGAGTATCAACACCACCTGACCAGAACCCTAGTCCACCATTGGTCCCTCCTGCTCAAACCCAGGTGGTGAAGGTGGATGTAGAGAGTGAAGAGAACCAGCCAGAGTTAGATCTGAAGCCTGCTAAACATAAACAGAAAAAGGGGAAGGAGGTCAGTGAGACTCCTGGCTCAAGTGCCATTCAGAGTAGGAGAAGGAGAGGAATGGCTTCCAAAGAGGAGCTGGACCCTCAAACTAGCAGTAGGGGAAGCATGAGCCTGTGTGGAATATTCCCAGATGCTAGGAATAACGTTTTTGCTCCTTACGTACATGTGGAGAAAAAGGTGGCAGAGATTGGGGCGGTCTGTACAATTATTAATGCAGAGGATGAAAAATCAAAAGGTGCAGGCAAAACTGGTCACTCGGGGGTTGATGGCCCGGTAAATTCACCAATGTCAACGCAGCTTGTGAGGAAAgaaaaggaaaatgaaaattgggtTTCAGAGCAAGTTGATTCTGCCTTGCAATCGGGGAAGACCCTTCCTACATCTGGATATGTTCTACAAGGGCCCGTGGTTTCAGAGACTGGACAGACTGGTCGCCTCGTATGCTGTCTTTGCCAGAAATGGGCCAACTACAAACATCTCGGTGATCTCTATGGTCCTTTTTACCCGGCTGAATATGCAGCCAAGCTCCCTAAGAATCAACCTCAAGTCCGGCAAACTATGTCCCACCATGGGGCAGCTACCACAGGTATGACATCCGTTCCGACAGACTCTGCTCCCCAGGATACAACGCCACAAAACTCACAGAATGTCAAGTCATCTACGGAAAGCGATTGCGCTGCAAGTCAGGCGATACACCCAACATCCCCAGCCACCACTATTGCCATGGTCTCTCCCAGCATGGGGGAAGAAATGGCTTTCCACATGGCTAAGACCTTAATGGGAACTGCTCCCACCTGGGATCCGGCTGCAGAAGTTGCAAGTGGGCTGGGTACATCAAATTTGCTGGAGAGTGAAATCAGACCGAAGCAAATGCATGTCGAAAGTTCACAGCCAAGGCCCCAGCACAGAAAACTGACATCCCATCCACGCTTCAAAAGGAGACATAAGTCCAGTGAAGACTTACCTCGAACCGTCCCCATCAACAGCAAAGCGTCTCTGCCCTTCCAGCCCCCTCCACCCAGCCTGGACTCTCTGGACCCCATGGCCCAAATATCCCAGCTCCCACTAGTGGTTCTGGACCCCGAGGAGCTTTGGGTGCATGAGGGATGCATCGCCTGGACCAGTGGAGTATACCTGGTCAATGGCAGACTCTATGGCCTTCAGGAGGCTCTAGATGGAGCTCGAGACACC AGCTGCTCCCATTGTGAGATGGTGGGCTCCACCCTGGGCTGCTACAGCAAAGGCTGCACCCTGAGCTACCACTACCTGTGTGCCATGGAAGCAG ATTGCTCTCTAAATGAAGACAACTTTTCTCTGAGGTGTCCAAAGCACAAG AGCAACAGAATCTCCAAGCCTGGAGCCGTGCATCTGGAGCAGTCGGAGCGaggatga
- the LOC137049690 gene encoding germ cell-specific gene 1 protein-like: MSTVRDTPEITVMSVLSLLRSPRLSFLQTLLALLLSLLSLSSSHWCVGRQKVPKPLCSSSRRLRCTPVNGLTDASFSWETGDDRFIFPTFHAGLWTACEENIFTDAWEEKCRSFMALTPASEKGIVWLYVGMELLYVGLLSISSLLLLLQLCLLSWFPPLQRCAHLLNAFAAVCTVLGGLVGMVAHMMYMQVFQVTISHGPEDFKPHSFGYSWAFYVAWVAFTCCMSSGVSTLNNYTKKFLMVGPKNRSVFYPCRNFTFPPQPPSLSPLSPYFSPLLPPPPTCPAPHSPCPAPRSPHPAPHSPHPALLAPRPAPQPTDPTPLSPRPAPHSPHPALLSPRHAPQSPHPAFLSPRPSPASPHPAPRSQCPAHLSPHHTLLPPCPAPHSPSPAPRSQSPAPHSPCPAPRSPHHAPLSPSLSLLSPLSFASEFSEEFSPL, translated from the exons atgtccactgtgagggACACTCCAGAAATCAcagt catgTCGGTGCTGTCGCTCCTGCGCTCTCCACGCCTCtccttcctccagactctgctGGCTCTGCTGCTGTCTCTGCTCTCGCTCTCCTCCTCTCACTGGTGTGTGGGCCGGCAGAAGGTGCCGAAGCCTCTGTGTTCGTCCAGCCGCCGCCTCAGGTGTACTCCTGTGAATGGCCTGACCGACGCCTCCTTCTCCTGGGAGACGGGGGACGACCGCTTCATCTTCCCCACCTTCCACGCGGGACTCTGGACCGCCTGCGAGGAGAACATCTTCACCGACGCCTGGG aggaGAAGTGCCGCAGTTTCATGGCCCTCACACCTGCATCAGAGAAAg ggatCGTGTGGCTGTACGTGGGGATGGAGCTGCTGTATGTCGGGCTGTTGAGCATCAGTTCTCTGCTCTTGTTGCTCCAGTTGTGTCTGCTGTCCTGGTTTCCTCCACTGCAGCGCTGCGCTCACTTACTCAACGCCTTCGCTGCCGTCTGCACTGTCCTcggag gGCTGGTTGGGATGGTCGCTCATATGATGTATATGCAGGTTTTCCAGGTGACGATCTCTCACGGCCCGGAGGACTTTAAACCTCACAGTTTCGGATACTCATGGGCCTTTTA CGTGGCGTGGGTGGCCTTCACCTGCTGCATGTCGTCCGGCGTGTCGACCCTCAACAACTACACCAAGAAGTTTCTGATGGTGGGACCCAAAAACAGGAGCGTGTTTTACCCCTGCCGCAACTTCACCTTCCCGCCGCAGCCGCCATCGCTCTCGCCTCTGTCTCCGTACTTCAGTCCTTTGCTCCCGCCTCCTCCGACTTGCCCCGCCCCTCACTCTCCATGCCCCGCCCCTCGCTCACCACACCCCGCCCCTCACTCTCCACACCCCGCCCTTCTCGCGCCACGCCCCGCCCCTCAGCCAACAGATCCCACCCCTCTCTCACCACGCCCCGCCCCTCACTCTCCACACCCCGCCCTTCTCTCGCCACGCCACGCCCCTCAATCTCCACACCCCGCCTTTCTCTCGCCACGCCCCTCCCCTGCCTCTCCACACCCCGCCCCTCGCTCACAATGCCCCGCCCATCTCTCCCCACACCACACCCTTCTCCCGCCATGCCCCGCCCCTCACTCTCCAAGCCCCGCCCCTCGCTCACAATCCCCCGCCCCTCACTCCCCATGCCCCGCCCCTCGCTCCCCACACCACGCCCCTCTCTcaccttctctctctcttctgtcTCCGCTGAGTTTTGCGTCTGAGTTTTCGGAGGAGTTCAGCCCGCTCTGA